One Drosophila virilis strain 15010-1051.87 chromosome 5, Dvir_AGI_RSII-ME, whole genome shotgun sequence DNA window includes the following coding sequences:
- the Dso2 gene encoding daisho2, with product MNCLKICGFVFALIAALASADAATQVINAGGHTLIQTDRGQYIRKN from the exons ATGAACTGTCTAAAGATTTGCGGCTTTGTTTTTGCGCTCATCGCGGCTCTGGCTAGTGCGGACGCTg cTACGCAAGTCATTAATGCTGGCGGCCACACACTGATACAAACGGACAGAGGTCAATACATAcgcaaaaactaa
- the CAH14 gene encoding carbonic anhydrase 1 — MLLDLVSYLWSSLSTNVAGAMDYAYESNYFMGLVSCIMALVFIVHVKSASIILTNLCEPKPRKSLIERQPSPIDIARRGVFRMDHVEALQWYSYDELPPAILLENNGKTVIMRISCGPECTPFISGGTLPGNYYFVEAIFKWGASEHSIDSRSYAMEMQVLHATNMPDAAYEYLTVSYMFALTHQKNQFLDQVVENLWAIRRAGSVIELPPFDLATLMWCFNQDYYTYRGTYANGNVVLPSQWAICPRIFHIGAEQLAQFGALCDEQGCRIAINARKKQPLGDRCVALNC; from the coding sequence ATGCTGCTTGATTTGGTGAGTTACCTTTGGAGTAGTCTCTCCACCAATGTGGCCGGGGCCATGGACTATGCCTATGAGTCGAACTACTTTATGGGGCTGGTTAGCTGCATTATGGCGCTGGTGTTCATAGTGCATGTGAAATCGGCCAGCATTATATTGACCAATCTGTGCGAGCCAAAGCCGCGCAAGAGCCTAATCGAGCGTCAGCCATCGCCCATCGATATTGCGCGACGCGGTGTCTTCCGGATGGATCACGTGGAGGCGCTGCAGTGGTACAGCTACGATGAGCTGCCCCCAGCCATATTGCTGGAGAATAATGGCAAGACGGTGATAATGCGCATCTCCTGCGGGCCGGAGTGTACGCCTTTTATAAGCGGCGGCACGCTGCCCGGCAACTATTACTTTGTGGAGGCGATCTTCAAGTGGGGCGCCTCGGAGCATTCGATAGACTCGCGCAGCTATGCCATGGAGATGCAGGTGTTGCATGCCACCAATATGCCCGATGCCGCATACGAGTACCTGACCGTGTCCTATATGTTCGCGCTGACACACCAGAAAAACCAATTTCTGGACCAGGTGGTCGAGAACCTGTGGGCCATACGGCGCGCCGGTTCGGTCATTGAGCTGCCACCATTCGATTTGGCCACCCTGATGTGGTGCTTCAATCAGGACTATTACACCTATCGCGGCACCTATGCCAACGGCAACGTCGTTCTGCCCAGCCAGTGGGCCATCTGTCCGCGCATCTTCCACATTGGCGCCGAACAATTGGCCCAGTTCGGCGCCCTCTGCGACGAGCAGGGCTGTCGGATTGCGATTAATGCGCGCAAGAAGCAGCCCCTGGGCGATCGCTGTGTTGCATTAAATTGTTAG
- the LOC6635898 gene encoding luciferin 4-monooxygenase, with protein MTGTSYDSVEKTWSGPKDKEYYGPDMTLGEVALLILKLHADNVMQIFDPTGETLTGAQLYEQSRRLAHAFQHLKLHRGDVVGISAKNTTYLTEVVIAALLSGTPINPLHPDFDKETVAYMYEITKPKVIFCDLDNYETLAAVKKSLKFKTELILLCGSLPGVRNIQDLLQDGCNDYDPKTLFACPHLSGDDTAFIITSSGVTGLPKGVTRSHRSLLNNTKIPQLFTSETVVFCFSPLYWVSCVFTLLVSLVNGCKRVITNKPFSVDYFAELVARHKVSFVLTVPHHMALLAKSQRTDLAEQLQSVQSFICSGSKLPLGIWRRLYELLGSDRFAVLYGLSEISGVSKNVGGPLGSEGRLLRNVQVRIVDEQGNALGPNQTGHIHVRLNQRWGGYYRNPQDTQTTVTPDGQWLLTGDHGYFDDEGCLHFQTRDTDVFKYNNIPIYPKQIEDVILQLPGVHEAAIFAVPDEISTNLTACAVVREQNEEGQQLTAEKISGIVAEHLSEAFHLRGGVYFVDELPKTTNNKIQRRRILAELKQHYGVTHL; from the exons ATGACGGGCACGAGTTACGATAGCGTTGAGAAGACCTGGTCGGGTCCAAAAGACAAGGAGTACTATGGCCCCGACATGACGCTGGGCGAGGTGGCGCTGCTCATACTGAAGCTGCATGCGGACAATGTGATGCAGATCTTTGATCCGACGGGCGAGACCCTGACCGGCGCCCAGCTGTACGAGCAGAGTCGTCGTCTGGCCCACGCCTTTCAGCATCTGAAGCTGCATCGCGGCGATGTGGTGGGCATATCCGCCAAAAATACCACCTATCTAACCGAGGTGGTTATTGCCGCCCTGCTAAGTGGCACGCCCATAAACCCATTGCACCCTGACTTTGACAAGG AAACGGTCGCCTATATGTACGAAATAACCAAGCCGAAGGTCATCTTTTGCGATCTGGACAACTATGAGACCTTGGCGGCCGTTAAGAAGAGCTTGAAATTCAAGACGGAACTCATTTTGCTGTGCGGCAGCCTGCCGGGCGTGCGTAATATCCAAGATCTGCTGCAAGATGGCTGCAATGACTATGACCCGAAAACGCT GTTTGCCTGCCCGCATTTGAGCGGCGACGATACGGCCTTCATCATCACCTCCTCGGGGGTAACCGGTTTGCCAAAAGGTGTCACGCGCTCGCATCGCAGTCTGCTGAACAACACCAAAAT CCCACAGCTGTTCACCTCGGAGACGGTGGTCTTTTGCTTCAGCCCCCTGTACTGGGTTTCGTGCGTCTTCACGCTGCTCGTCTCGCTGGTGAATGGCTGCAAGCGCGTGATTACCAATAAACCCTTCAGTGTGGACTATTTCGCCGAGCTGGTGGCGCGTCATAAGGTCAGCTTTGTGCTAACCGTGCCGCATCACATGGCGCTGCTGGCGAAGAGCCAACGCACGGATCTGGCCGAGCAGCTGCAGTCGGTGCAGTCGTTTATCTGCAGCGGCTCCAAGCTGCCACTCGGCATCTGGCGTCGCCTGTACGAGCTGCTGGGCAGCGACAGATTTGCCGTGCTCTATGGTCTCTCAGAGATCAGTGGCGTTAGCAAGAATGTGGGCGGTCCGCTGGGCAGCGAGGGCAGGCTGTTGCGCAACGTTCAGGTGCGCATTGTGGACGAGCAGGGCAATGCGCTGGGCCCCAATCAGACGGGCCACATTCACGTACGCCTCAATCAGCGCTGGGGCGGCTACTATCGCAATCCGCAGGACACACAGACAACGGTCACGCCCGATGGCCAGTGGCTGCTGACGGGCGATCATGGCTACTTTGACGACGAGGGCTGCCTGCACTTTCAGACCCGCGACACGGACGTCTTCAAGTACAACAACATTCCCATCTATCCCAAGCAGATCGAGGATGTTATCCTCCAATTGCCCGGCGTTCATGAGGCGGCCATCTTTGCTGTGCCCGACGAAATATCCACCAATCTGACAGCCTGCGCTGTTGTGCGCGAACAGAACGAGGAGGGTCAACAGCTCACCGCGGAGAAGATCAGCGGCATTGTGGCGGAGCATTTGAGCGAGGCCTTTCATCTACGTGGTGGGGTTTACTTTGTGGATGAACTGCCCAAGAccacaaataacaaaatacaaaGGCGTCGCATTCTGGCGGAATTGAAGCAACACTATGGGGTCACGCATTTGTAa
- the LOC6635899 gene encoding luciferin 4-monooxygenase — translation MFGNASCEVHYDAATRTWLGPRGKEFYGPEMTLGEVTMRVLNLNADKVLQQCDITGVQLTGAQLARQGLIIEQAFKRLGLQCGDVVGISASNTTYLTGVTIAAMLCGTPINPLHPDFDQATVKYMYDITEPKLIFCDVENYAIIKAVNEQLAKPALIYLVNGHIEGVRDVSELLREECIAPAAYVPCPKLNGDHTAFIVCSSGTTGMPKGVTRSHRSLICNCKNPNTYTRDTIVLSFSPLYWISGTYMLLANLLNGCKRIITHRPYTVEYLLQVVARHQVTFLFLASHQIALLSKCQDDVAKIRAQLESVRVLIGAGSKVCKAVSRRMYELIGNMRFVVGYGLSEVGGISKNLGGPLGSEGKVMRNVELRVLDKLRMPLGINEVGIIYARLRYKWAGYYRNPEATKRALSPDGQWLRTGDIGYLDSEGYLYIQTRDTDVFKYNNFQIYPEQIEEFILRLPGVSEACVFGIPNEVSSNLTACAVVRTSDLEGQKLTADQVRNIVERYLSGAYHIRGGVYFLKALPKTSNDKLQRRKVPELVKSLGLVAE, via the exons ATGTTTGGCAACGCCTCCTGTGAGGTGCACTACGATGCCGCGACACGCACCTGGCTGGGGCCGCGGGGCAAGGAGTTCTACGGTCCCGAAATGACGCTCGGCGAGGTGACGATGCGTGTGCTGAATCTGAATGCGGACAAGGTGCTGCAGCAGTGCGATATTACGGGTGTGCAGCTGACGGGCGCTCAGCTAGCCCGACAGGGCCTCATCATTGAGCAGGCTTTCAAGCGGCTGGGTTTGCAGTGCGGCGATGTTGTTGGCATTTCGGCAAGTAATACAACCTATCTGACGGGCGTTACCATTGCGGCCATGCTCTGCGGCACGCCCATCAATCCATTGCATCCGGATTTCGATCAGG CGACCGTCAAGTACATGTACGATATCACAGAACCGAAGCTGATCTTCTGCGATGTGGAGAACTATGCGATTATCAAAGCAGTCAACGAGCAGCTGGCCAAACCGGCTTTGATCTACCTGGTGAACGGCCACATTGAGGGTGTGCGCGATGTCAGCGAACTTTTGCGTGAGGAGTGCATAGCACCAGCTGC CTATGTGCCCTGCCCCAAGCTGAATGGCGATCACACCGCCTTCATTGTGTGCTCCTCGGGCACAACGGGCATGCCAAAGGGTGTGACCCGTTCGCATCGCAGCCTGATATGCAATTGTAAGAA TCCGAACACCTATACCCGGGACACGATCGTGCTGTCGTTCAGTCCGCTCTACTGGATCTCCGGCACATACATGCTGCTGGCCAACCTGCTGAATGGCTGCAAACGCATCATCACCCATCGACCGTACACCGTGGAGTACCTGCTGCAGGTGGTCGCCCGGCATCAGGTGACCTTTCTGTTCCTGGCCTCGCATCAGATAGCGCTGCTCTCCAAATGCCAAGACGATGTGGCCAAGATCAGAGCTCAGCTGGAATCGGTGCGCGTGCTGATTGGCGCCGGGTCAAAGGTGTGCAAGGCCGTCTCGCGGCGCATGTACGAGCTGATCGGGAATATGCGCTTCGTGGTCGGCTACGGCCTGTCCGAGGTGGGTGGCATCAGCAAGAATCTGGGCGGACCGCTGGGCAGCGAGGGCAAGGTTATGCGCAATGTGGAGCTGCGCGTCCTGGACAAGCTGCGCATGCCGCTGGGCATTAACGAGGTGGGCATCATCTATGCGCGCCTGCGCTACAAATGGGCGGGCTACTATCGCAATCCGGAGGCCACCAAACGCGCTCTCAGTCCCGACGGCCAGTGGCTGCGAACGGGCGACATTGGTTACCTCGATAGCGAGGGCTACCTGTACATACAGACGCGCGACACGGATGTCTTCAAGTACAACAACTTTCAGATCTATCCCGAGCAGATTGAGGAGTTCATACTACGTCTGCCCGGCGTCAGCGAGGCCTGCGTCTTCGGCATACCAAACGAGGTGTCCAGCAATCTGACAGCCTGCGCTGTGGTGCGCACCTCCGACCTGGAGGGTCAGAAACTGACAGCGGATCAAGTGCGCAACATCGTGGAGCGCTACTTGAGTGGCGCCTATCATATACGCGGCGGCGTCTACTTTCTGAAGGCCTTGCCCAAGACCTCCAATGACAAGCTGCAGCGGCGCAAGGTGCCCGAACTAGTCAAGAGCTTGGGCTTAGTTGCCGAATAG
- the Dso1 gene encoding daisho1, with the protein MKIFQAAALLLAMIAALASAEPVPKPGTVLIQTDNTQYIRTG; encoded by the exons ATGAAGATCTTCCAAGCTGCTGCCCTATTGCTGGCCATGATCGCCGCCCTCGCCAGCGCTGAGCCGGTGCCCAAAC CTGGCACTGTGCTGATTCAGACTGACAATACGCAATACATTCGCACCGGCTAA